The following are encoded together in the Magnetospirillum gryphiswaldense MSR-1 v2 genome:
- a CDS encoding D-alanyl-D-alanine carboxypeptidase produces MLRHITGLVGRALMLMTILVLAPHTAHARDDRYASIVVDADNGNVLYAVNPDRRSYPASLTKVMTLYLLFDALEQGKLTLNSRMPVSAHATRQSPSKLNLKVGDRIDVEDAVLSLVTKSANDVAVVVAEAIGGSEDDFAEMMTRKARQLGMNSTTYRNASGLPDMGQISTPRDQATLARALVRHHGRYYHYFSTRQFNWQGQPISTHNRLMLRYQGADGIKTGYINASGFNLIASAKRDGKRIVGVVFGGNTAGWRDNNMAQILDKGFARLGRGAEMRSAAIEEEDRADLDKLIASAASEPTNKGSNTARASFKAPAADQDVGDADPDSWGIQVGAFGDYKTSHKAASTAAKKLGALVSVATVDVAKAKSGKQVVYRSRLTGFTEDQARAACKRLTKAKQACKVVQPTA; encoded by the coding sequence TTGCTCCGTCACATCACCGGCTTGGTGGGTCGCGCCTTGATGCTGATGACCATTTTGGTCTTGGCTCCGCACACTGCCCATGCCCGCGACGATCGCTATGCGTCCATCGTCGTCGATGCCGATAACGGCAATGTGCTTTATGCCGTCAATCCCGATCGCCGGTCCTACCCCGCCTCGTTGACCAAGGTGATGACGCTGTACCTTTTGTTTGACGCGCTTGAACAGGGCAAGCTGACCTTGAATTCGCGCATGCCGGTGTCGGCCCATGCCACCCGTCAGTCGCCGTCGAAATTGAACCTGAAAGTGGGCGACCGTATCGACGTGGAAGACGCGGTTTTGTCGCTGGTAACCAAGTCGGCCAATGACGTCGCCGTGGTGGTGGCGGAAGCCATCGGCGGCAGCGAGGACGACTTCGCCGAGATGATGACCCGCAAGGCTCGGCAATTGGGCATGAACTCGACCACCTACCGCAACGCCTCGGGCTTGCCCGACATGGGGCAGATTTCGACGCCGCGCGATCAGGCCACCCTGGCCCGCGCCCTGGTCCGCCACCATGGCCGCTATTACCACTATTTCTCCACCCGCCAGTTCAACTGGCAGGGTCAGCCCATCAGCACCCATAACCGGTTGATGCTGCGCTATCAAGGCGCCGACGGCATCAAGACCGGCTATATCAACGCCTCGGGCTTCAATCTGATCGCCTCGGCCAAGCGCGACGGCAAGCGCATCGTCGGCGTCGTCTTTGGCGGCAATACCGCCGGTTGGCGTGACAACAACATGGCGCAGATTCTCGACAAGGGCTTCGCTCGCCTGGGCCGCGGCGCCGAAATGCGGTCCGCCGCCATCGAGGAAGAAGACCGGGCCGATCTGGACAAGCTGATCGCCAGCGCCGCCAGTGAACCCACGAACAAGGGCAGCAATACCGCTCGGGCATCGTTCAAGGCCCCGGCGGCGGATCAGGATGTGGGGGACGCCGATCCCGATTCCTGGGGCATCCAAGTCGGCGCCTTCGGCGATTATAAGACTTCCCACAAGGCCGCCAGCACCGCCGCCAAGAAATTGGGTGCCTTGGTTTCCGTCGCCACCGTTGACGTGGCTAAGGCCAAATCCGGCAAGCAGGTGGTTTATCGCTCGCGCCTGACCGGTTTCACCGAGGATCAGGCCCGCGCCGCCTGCAAGCGGCTGACCAAGGCCAAGCAAGCCTGCAAGGTGGTTCAGCCCACCGCCTGA